A window of Halichoerus grypus chromosome 12, mHalGry1.hap1.1, whole genome shotgun sequence contains these coding sequences:
- the C12H7orf57 gene encoding uncharacterized protein C7orf57 homolog isoform X3: MRNTSKELHGAASRYAPCDWYYDLPMKQSDKPMDVPPASQIQGLSDLREPPNRNMPGLQRYWIKETDSEYVKLAKQGGQPDLLKHVVPGTRKDSPVAYCLPDWYIHHSKPPTAEQRPMPAVSMPNYMVYEEFNADHTNGNYESRRGPFDHDVKTVWQREAEEREKKKKVRLPAINSRYPSKVGTPLSPRDAAGGRVSFPPINGYGDEWLQQRADSEKRTLQTSGAGPPSPSMQEPEGSQDAGSDPDLEAPGGAKDVRDAPPPRTPSSSASAPGELN; encoded by the exons AtgaggaacacaagcaaggagctGCACGGCGCGGCGAGCCGCTATGCTCCCTGCG ACTGGTATTACGACCTTCCCATGAAGCAGTCCGACAAGCCCATGGACGTCCCACCGGCCTCCCAGATCCAGGGCCTCAGTGATCTGAGGGAGCCTCCCAACAGGAACATGCCTGGGCTGCAGAGGTATTGGATAAAAGAAACAGACTCGGAGTACGTGAAGCTCGCGAAGCAAGGCGGCCAGCCCG ATCTGCTGAAGCACGTCGTCCCCGGGACCAGGAAAGACTCCCCCGTGGCCTACTGCTTGCCGGATTGGTACATCCACCACAGCAAGCCGCCCACGGCCGAGCAGAGACC GATGCCCGCCGTCTCCATGCCGAATTACATGGTTTATGAAGAGTTTAACGCCGATCACACCAACGGTAACTACGAGTCCAGAAGAGGGCCTTTTGACCATGATGTGAAAACGGTTTGGCAAAGGGAGGCGGAGGAACgcgaaaagaagaaaaag GTGAGGCTCCCAGCCATTAACTCCAGGTACCCGAGCAAAGTGGGGACCCCGCTCAGCCCCAGAGACGCTGCAGGAGGCAgagtctccttccctcccat CAATGGGTACGGGGATGAGTGGCTACAGCAGCGAGCTGACTCAGAGAAGAGGACCCTGCAGACCTCCGGGGCAGGCCCCCCATCTCCATCCATGCAAGAGCCTGAAGGGAGCCAGGACGCGGGGTCGGATCCAGACCTGGAGGCGCCTGGGGGCGCCAAGGACGTTCGAG ATGCTCCTCCTCCAA GAACCCCATCTTCATCGGCATCTGCGCCAGGAGAGCTCAACTAG
- the C12H7orf57 gene encoding uncharacterized protein C7orf57 homolog isoform X1 has protein sequence MRNTSKELHGAASRYAPCDWYYDLPMKQSDKPMDVPPASQIQGLSDLREPPNRNMPGLQRYWIKETDSEYVKLAKQGGQPDLLKHVVPGTRKDSPVAYCLPDWYIHHSKPPTAEQRPMPAVSMPNYMVYEEFNADHTNGNYESRRGPFDHDVKTVWQREAEEREKKKKVRLPAINSRYPSKVGTPLSPRDAAGGRVSFPPMPGQKASSPTNFSKLISNGYGDEWLQQRADSEKRTLQTSGAGPPSPSMQEPEGSQDAGSDPDLEAPGGAKDVRDAPPPRTPSSSASAPGELN, from the exons AtgaggaacacaagcaaggagctGCACGGCGCGGCGAGCCGCTATGCTCCCTGCG ACTGGTATTACGACCTTCCCATGAAGCAGTCCGACAAGCCCATGGACGTCCCACCGGCCTCCCAGATCCAGGGCCTCAGTGATCTGAGGGAGCCTCCCAACAGGAACATGCCTGGGCTGCAGAGGTATTGGATAAAAGAAACAGACTCGGAGTACGTGAAGCTCGCGAAGCAAGGCGGCCAGCCCG ATCTGCTGAAGCACGTCGTCCCCGGGACCAGGAAAGACTCCCCCGTGGCCTACTGCTTGCCGGATTGGTACATCCACCACAGCAAGCCGCCCACGGCCGAGCAGAGACC GATGCCCGCCGTCTCCATGCCGAATTACATGGTTTATGAAGAGTTTAACGCCGATCACACCAACGGTAACTACGAGTCCAGAAGAGGGCCTTTTGACCATGATGTGAAAACGGTTTGGCAAAGGGAGGCGGAGGAACgcgaaaagaagaaaaag GTGAGGCTCCCAGCCATTAACTCCAGGTACCCGAGCAAAGTGGGGACCCCGCTCAGCCCCAGAGACGCTGCAGGAGGCAgagtctccttccctcccat GCCTGGTCAAAAAGCCAGTTCACCCACAAACTTTTCCAAACTTATCAGCAATGGGTACGGGGATGAGTGGCTACAGCAGCGAGCTGACTCAGAGAAGAGGACCCTGCAGACCTCCGGGGCAGGCCCCCCATCTCCATCCATGCAAGAGCCTGAAGGGAGCCAGGACGCGGGGTCGGATCCAGACCTGGAGGCGCCTGGGGGCGCCAAGGACGTTCGAG ATGCTCCTCCTCCAA GAACCCCATCTTCATCGGCATCTGCGCCAGGAGAGCTCAACTAG
- the C12H7orf57 gene encoding uncharacterized protein C7orf57 homolog isoform X2: MRNTSKELHGAASRYAPCDWYYDLPMKQSDKPMDVPPASQIQGLSDLREPPNRNMPGLQRYWIKETDSEYVKLAKQGGQPDLLKHVVPGTRKDSPVAYCLPDWYIHHSKPPTAEQRPMPAVSMPNYMVYEEFNADHTNGNYESRRGPFDHDVKTVWQREAEEREKKKKVRLPAINSRYPSKVGTPLSPRDAAGGRVSFPPMPGQKASSPTNFSKLISNGYGDEWLQQRADSEKRTLQTSGAGPPSPSMQEPEGSQDAGSDPDLEAPGGAKDVRGTPSSSASAPGELN, translated from the exons AtgaggaacacaagcaaggagctGCACGGCGCGGCGAGCCGCTATGCTCCCTGCG ACTGGTATTACGACCTTCCCATGAAGCAGTCCGACAAGCCCATGGACGTCCCACCGGCCTCCCAGATCCAGGGCCTCAGTGATCTGAGGGAGCCTCCCAACAGGAACATGCCTGGGCTGCAGAGGTATTGGATAAAAGAAACAGACTCGGAGTACGTGAAGCTCGCGAAGCAAGGCGGCCAGCCCG ATCTGCTGAAGCACGTCGTCCCCGGGACCAGGAAAGACTCCCCCGTGGCCTACTGCTTGCCGGATTGGTACATCCACCACAGCAAGCCGCCCACGGCCGAGCAGAGACC GATGCCCGCCGTCTCCATGCCGAATTACATGGTTTATGAAGAGTTTAACGCCGATCACACCAACGGTAACTACGAGTCCAGAAGAGGGCCTTTTGACCATGATGTGAAAACGGTTTGGCAAAGGGAGGCGGAGGAACgcgaaaagaagaaaaag GTGAGGCTCCCAGCCATTAACTCCAGGTACCCGAGCAAAGTGGGGACCCCGCTCAGCCCCAGAGACGCTGCAGGAGGCAgagtctccttccctcccat GCCTGGTCAAAAAGCCAGTTCACCCACAAACTTTTCCAAACTTATCAGCAATGGGTACGGGGATGAGTGGCTACAGCAGCGAGCTGACTCAGAGAAGAGGACCCTGCAGACCTCCGGGGCAGGCCCCCCATCTCCATCCATGCAAGAGCCTGAAGGGAGCCAGGACGCGGGGTCGGATCCAGACCTGGAGGCGCCTGGGGGCGCCAAGGACGTTCGAG GAACCCCATCTTCATCGGCATCTGCGCCAGGAGAGCTCAACTAG
- the C12H7orf57 gene encoding uncharacterized protein C7orf57 homolog isoform X4, with amino-acid sequence MKQSDKPMDVPPASQIQGLSDLREPPNRNMPGLQRYWIKETDSEYVKLAKQGGQPDLLKHVVPGTRKDSPVAYCLPDWYIHHSKPPTAEQRPMPAVSMPNYMVYEEFNADHTNGNYESRRGPFDHDVKTVWQREAEEREKKKKVRLPAINSRYPSKVGTPLSPRDAAGGRVSFPPMPGQKASSPTNFSKLISNGYGDEWLQQRADSEKRTLQTSGAGPPSPSMQEPEGSQDAGSDPDLEAPGGAKDVRDAPPPRTPSSSASAPGELN; translated from the exons ATGAAGCAGTCCGACAAGCCCATGGACGTCCCACCGGCCTCCCAGATCCAGGGCCTCAGTGATCTGAGGGAGCCTCCCAACAGGAACATGCCTGGGCTGCAGAGGTATTGGATAAAAGAAACAGACTCGGAGTACGTGAAGCTCGCGAAGCAAGGCGGCCAGCCCG ATCTGCTGAAGCACGTCGTCCCCGGGACCAGGAAAGACTCCCCCGTGGCCTACTGCTTGCCGGATTGGTACATCCACCACAGCAAGCCGCCCACGGCCGAGCAGAGACC GATGCCCGCCGTCTCCATGCCGAATTACATGGTTTATGAAGAGTTTAACGCCGATCACACCAACGGTAACTACGAGTCCAGAAGAGGGCCTTTTGACCATGATGTGAAAACGGTTTGGCAAAGGGAGGCGGAGGAACgcgaaaagaagaaaaag GTGAGGCTCCCAGCCATTAACTCCAGGTACCCGAGCAAAGTGGGGACCCCGCTCAGCCCCAGAGACGCTGCAGGAGGCAgagtctccttccctcccat GCCTGGTCAAAAAGCCAGTTCACCCACAAACTTTTCCAAACTTATCAGCAATGGGTACGGGGATGAGTGGCTACAGCAGCGAGCTGACTCAGAGAAGAGGACCCTGCAGACCTCCGGGGCAGGCCCCCCATCTCCATCCATGCAAGAGCCTGAAGGGAGCCAGGACGCGGGGTCGGATCCAGACCTGGAGGCGCCTGGGGGCGCCAAGGACGTTCGAG ATGCTCCTCCTCCAA GAACCCCATCTTCATCGGCATCTGCGCCAGGAGAGCTCAACTAG